AAACAAGTGCAGGAATTTAAAGCGGGAAAGATCAACTCTTGGGCCATACGCTGGTATGCTTCTGTATTCAAAAAAAATGGGTTAGTTTTGTATCCAAGGAATTCGATGACGCAAAATATTGGTAACGATGGTTCGGGTACACATACCGCTGCAGAAGCTACATATCAGGTTACACTAGCGGAAAGTCCTGTACGGTATTTTCCGACGGAAATTTCAGAAAACAAGCAAGCTTATGAAGCCATCAAGTATTTCTACGCCCATCGGAAAGGATCTTTACTCGACCGTGGCATCCGATTCCTGAAGAAGAAAATAAATAAATTCAATACATAAAAAACATGTCTGCTCATCCTAAATTTTCGATTATAACTGTCGTTTACAACAATGTGCGTGACATAGAACACACCCTAAAATCTGTTGTCAATCAGAGCTATGATCATATAGAGTATATTGTCATTGATGGACAATCAACCGACGGAACGTTAGAGATCATCCAAAAATACAAGGATAAAATCGCCGTCATCCTCTCCGAAAAGGATAAGGGTATCTATGATGCCATGAATAAGGGTTTAGCCCTAGCAACAGGCGATTATGTTCTTTTTTTAAATTCTGGAGACGAGATCTATGATCTGAATAGCATTGAGAACCTCGCCAAACTGAGCGATAACGCAGATATTCTTTACGGCGAAACAATCCTCGTGGACGACAATCGGAATATTATTGGTGAACGGAGACATAAGGTTCCGGCTCATTTCGACTGGAAAAGCTTTCGCTATGGCATGAATATATGCCATCAGGCGATCTACATCAAGCGGGAAATCGCCGAGCCCTACGATCTCAATTATAAATTGTGCGCTGATATTGACTGGGTTATTCGTTGTGCCAAAAAGGCAAAAAAAACGGTCAATGCGCAGCAATATGTTGCCCGGTATCTTGTTGGCGGAATGTCAAAACAAAGACATCAGGAATCCTTGAAAGAGCGCTTTGCGATATTCAAACGGTACTATGGAGCCATTCCCAATTTATTCAATCATGGCATCATTGCGCTAAAAGCGATTTGGTACCGTCTTAATTATGGAAAACCTCAAGACTAATGTTGAATCCTGAAATTTTAACCGAGCTTGTTACAGTCAAGATGCCATTTGGCAAATACCAGGGATACACCTTATGTAATCTTCCTGAGCCCTATCTTGTGTGGTATAACCAAAAAGGCTTTCCAAAGGGAAAACTAGGCCAGCAGTTAGCGACACTCTATGAAATAAAGCTTAATGGCTTGGAATACCTCCTCGAACCTTTGAAGAAAAGGTGACGAGGGTCATTTTATTCCACTTATTATTTTTCGTAGCTTTGCACTAAATTTATTTTTAGCATTAAACGCCGTTTGCAGCGGTATCAATGAATATCATGACACAATATCAAACTTTGCTGTACTATTGTTACAGCCCTATCGAGGATGCCGAAAAATTCGCATCAGATCATTTAGAATTTTGTAAATCACTGGACTTAGTCGGCCGTATCATTGTAGCTGATGAAGGTCTTAATGGAACTGTTTCGGGTACTGTAGAATCCTGTAAAAGCTATATCGATGCCATTTATGCCGATGGTCGTTTCAATAAAACAGAGTTCAAAATTGACGATGTAGATGAACCATCATTCATTAAAATGCATTGCCGCTACAAAGCCGAAATCGTTCACTCTGGTTTGAGAGATCCAAAAGAAATTGATCCCAACCGTCAAACCGGTGTGCACCTTGAACCGAAGGATTTCTTGGCCATGAAAGACCAAGAGGATGTGGTCGTATTGGATGTACGCTCAAATTACGAGCACAATGTTGGTCATTTTAAAAATGCTGTTACCCTAGATATTGACAATTTCCGCGAGTTCCCGGAGAAAATCAAAGAGCTCGAACAATATAAAGGAAAAAAAATATTAACGTACTGCACAGGCGGTATCAAATGTGAGAAGGCATCTGCTCTCTTGTTAAAAGAAGGTTTCGAGGATGTTTATCAATTACATGGCGGCATTATTAAATACGGAAAGGAAGCCGGTGGTGAAGATTTTGAAGGTCAATGCTACGTCTTTGACAATCGCGTTACTGTCGATGTAAATTCTGTCAACCCATCCGTGGTATCAACTTGTTTTAACTGTGGCAAGAAAACCACCAAAATGATCAACTGCGCCAACCCGACTTGTAATGAACATTTCACACAATGTGATGAGTGCGGCTGGGAGATGGATGGATGCTGTTCACCAGCATGTAAGGAAAATCCCAATAAACGTGAATATGACGGAACAGGATATTATGTCAAGGTACCTCAACCCGTCAATATTGACAAAATCAGCAAAAGAAAACATAAAAATTTTCCACCGAAAGTATCGGCCGAAGATTAATACAAATTGAACAAACAGAAAGCGGTCGGAAGTGTAGAACTTCCGACCGCTTCCTGTTTAGGATCTGCACCATCTTAGCTTAATCCCATACTAGCTTTTTATCAAGACGAATAATAGCCTAACAAAGTTTACTTGCCAAACATACCGGCGATTGAATCAAGAATATTGCCCTTTGCCTGCCCATCGTTATTTTTATCAAAAAAACTGCCTGCCAATCCGCCCAACATGTCGGTGACACTACCTCCCGATGCCGGTTGCTCAGTTGCTTGCGCTTGTTCTTCTTGGCTACCGCCTAAAAAAGAGCCTAATATACCACCCAACATACCGCCACCTGCATTTTGCTGTGTTCCACCACCAAGCACAGAGCCGATCAGATCACCAATCCCAGCGCCGCTTGAAGCCTGCTTTTGTTGCCCTAGATACCCCATTACGATAGGTGCAAGTGTGGCCAGTACCCCCGTCACCTGAGAAGAACTCAAGCCTGCTTTATCCGCTATATGCTGTGTCACGACTTCGGTATTTTGGCCGAACATATGGTTGACAATTTTATTACCGTCTTCAGAAACATTTTGCGCACTGCCCTGTTCTGCTCCCCCCTGCCCAAAGAAATCTCCAATTTTGTCGAGTATCCCGCTACTGCTATGCTGGTCAATAGCCTTATCAATATTTTCAGCCTGCCCTTTGTTTTTCGCATTGTAATTCAATGCTGCAATCATCAAAGGAACTGCCGCTGCTACAATCCACTTGGCTTTAGATTCACTGACACCAGTAATTTTTGAAATAGTCTCTATCGCTTTAGAGCCTACTCCACCTGTAACTAAATCTGTTAAGTTCATAAGTCTTCGTTTATAGTTATATAATGAAGATAATAAAAATATGTTTTAGCTTTACCAATTTTTGGAGAATGACATGCTTCTATAGAATAAATAAAGGGGCTGTAGCCCCTTTATTTATACAACCTATTGTTCAATTTTCGTTGACAACTCATTTTCGATTTCACTCAGCGTGGAAGCCTTGGTCATCTCGATGTTATTTTGAGATCGAGCAGAAGTCCATCGTGCTAACGATGTGTTGTATACCCCACCCAAACTAACAAAATAACCTACGTCAGCCGTATTGTATTTTAAGAAGATCGTATTGGTTCCCGCCATAAAAAATGGCTGTGACTTCAAGGATAGGGGATCGATGACATCATAAAAGTCATTATTTGTAATACGATATCCCCTCGTTCCATCGGTCAATGCTCCGCCGCCCGAAATATACATCACATCCACCGGTTTTGTTGCTTCTGTCACTGCAGTCGTATTAAATACTGCAATGCCAAATGCATTACCACTATTAGCCATTAACCCACCAGTTTTAGTTCCAATACCATCGAAACCATCTTTTGCAACATAGTCATAATTTACCACCCATTTTGCATTCGAAATATCTGTTGAACTCGATCCATTAATTAATTTATATTTTCCACCTACATAGAAATACTGGCCTTTTGTAACAGTGCCAGAAGTAATGTTCAGTTTATACGTTCGCATTCCTCCTGTCGCCCAACCTTTTGCAGGGATACCAGTTGGTGTAGAAGCATTCGCATTGTTACTGACAATGACAGCATAAGGCGTTTTTGAAAAGTCTATATCTTCAATTGCTAAAAGCTGAACATATTCATAATTTCCATCCCCACCTTTTACATCGCTGGCAAAACCAGAAATAGCCACAGAGGTATGTTCAATTACCGAGCTCAATTCCTGAATATCCGATTCTTTACGCAAGACCTCATAAGGAATGAGCTTTCCCTCGGAATCCTGTTTATTAAAGATCACACCAAAATAATTAGCCAAAACACTTAAATTCCTTTTAGCAAACTTTGCCGATGATTTGGTCTCCAAATTTAAATTACCGAATCCATCATTCAGAATTTTCTGCCCCTCTAAAATATCCCCAGCAGCAGGCAAAGGATTAAAACCGCCCTTTACAATTGCAACCAACGTACTTTCATATTTATCTGGATTTGCCAAAATATCTTTCGCAGTCACGCGATTATTGGGAATCGGCCTATCCGAAGCAATCTTTACGATATTTGATTCGGCAATGTTTTTTAACTGCAGAATACCATTTTCCCGCGTCAACTCACTGCCAACGATATTGATTTCCAAGGAATCTCCTATGACATAATTTTCTGCCGCCTTTCCCAAGGGTATGGTAATACCACGTAGCTGGCGTAAGCGTCTACGATCTTGGATGACCAGGTATCCATCCGGAAAATTTCCCTCGCGATGGTCCGAAACAACGACTCCAGCAATTGTTGTAGATCCGTCCAAATTATCTTGATTGATTTGTACAGGCTGTCCCTTGTAAATGTTTCTGACGTCGAAAATACCGATATAAGAACTAACCATCCCGCCAGGATAATTTCCGTCTTTGCTGCAAGAACCAAGAACAAACGCGCCCATGAATCCCGTTATTATATAAAAAATATATTTTTTCATTATCTACGCATTAAAATTATAAAACCCATTATCATCTCTGCCACCACACTTTCGTATTAATCTCATCAGCCCCTTGCTGTGCGATAGCTAGTTTATAGTTTGTAGGGTTTGCCGATTGGACATAAATTGGATACTTCAAGCGGGCAGGCATCTCGCCTCCATTTTTTAAACCAGTTCCCTTTGGCAACAAAGGGTAACCTGTCCTCCGAAATTCAAACCATTGCTGGCAGTCTACAAATAAGAGGGCATAATATTTTTGTAGATGAATCATTTCCATCTTTTTCTCGAAACTGTTGTTATCATCCCAATTTATATCGCCATTATTTAAATATTCTTCAATAGGCTCGGCATAGGTTGGAAGCCATGTCGTAATACCTTTCATAACACCATCTTTGTAAAGGTCGCCGACCTTATCTGCATAGAATCCTTTTAATGCCAGTTCTGCTTTAATAAACTGCAATTCCGAACAATTCATGATCATTCCTGTCAGTGGCTCGTTCATCATGGTTTTCACAGGAATATTATTCACGGTTTGATCATAAGAATAAAAATAGGACTGACGTTCCCAACCCTCGCCAGGAGCATAACCACTTGGAATACCAACGAAATTTCCACTGACCGGTGCAATTCCCAAACGATTTACACCGTTTGAACCATAGGTCGGAATGTTAATTCGTGGATCGTTCCAGGCAACCAAATGATCAATAAAAAAATTTGCTAAAGATGCTTGACGAAAGTCCTGTGCTCTCACCTCCATAAATGGAGAAATCAAGGGAGACATGCCTGTCCAACGTAGGATAGCAGAATCGTCATTACTTGACATAATGGGATAGAAAGATGCATTATTCACTAAAATGTCATTAATTTTTGAGCGAACCAATGTCGCAACTGCTGGATCAGTCTGCCCGGAAGCTCTTAACAATAATCGTAAAAATAACGAGTTTCCAAACTTACGCCATCTGCTGACATTTCCATTGTAAATCGGATCATATTCCCCTTTGATTGCCGTGCTTTTTGATAATAATACATTGGCAGAATCTAACTTATTAAAGAAATCCAGATAAATTTCCTTCTGTGTATCGAACTTAGGCTCCAGGATATCTTCACCCAATCCTCTTAATGCTTCTGTATAAGGAATATCGCCATAGGTATCGGTCAGGATAGAAAATCCCCAAGTTTGCATGATTAAAGATATTCCACGATAAGATGCATTATCATTGAGCCCACCATCAGCCAATCTGTAAATTTCTTTTACATTTTTCAGCTCGGGATACATGGAATTCCAAGGTCCGTCAGAGACGGTATTACGTATATCATAACGGAACACACGGTATTCTCCATCACTGATATTAACCGTGACCTGCATCAGCTCATTATTTAATGAGCGATTACGAGACATATTGGACGCAACAAGATCCCTAAATGCAGGCTGCATTAATTGATAGGGATAAGCGTTTACACTGTTATTTGGATTTGTATTAATTTCTTCAAAATTTTTATCGCAAGATTGCAAAAACATTGCAACGGCAATTAGGACCATCCCTATAAAATTGAACGATTGTTTCATTGTCTATATTGTTAAAAGCCTACAACTAAGTTAAAACCGTACGTCCTTGTAGAAGGAAATTGAGCAATTTCAAATCCTTTGACAATGTCAGTCCCCGACAACGTACCAAATTCTGGATCAAAGTTTGGCCAGTTTGACCAAATCACAAGATTTCTTCCATAAACACCAACTGAAGCTTTTTGTAATTTCAAGCGGCTAACAAAAGCTTTGGAAAAGGAGTAATCAAATCGAGCTTCCCTAAATTTGATAAAGTTTGTTGAAAAGGTACTTCCCTCAGCATTATCCTGCCCATAATGAGAACGGTAATATTCATCAACATTTGTTGCAATGACATCATTTTTGCGATAGGTACCGTCGGGATTTTGAACAACACCATTCCCAATAATTCCACTATAACGTCCAGGAAGCGTATTTTTAGTTTTTCCTTGCTCTGCCAATTTATAATGTGTCAAGGAATGTGCTACCCCACCAAATTGTGCATCAAATAATAAGTTTAACCGGAAACCTTTATATCTAAATTCATTGCCCAAACTTACTTTTCCCTTAGGGATCGTATTCCCTAAGTAAACCACATCATCAGTCAATAAAGCAACACCGGTTTTACTATCATAAATAATTTGTCCATCCGGAGATCTTCTATAACCAATACCGTATAGATCGCCCATTGAACCACCTACTTTCGCCACCAACTGACCACCTGCCACAGGTCCGGTCTGAAGAATCATAGACGAATCTGCCAACGACATAATTTTATTCTGATTCATGGAGAATGTCGCGAATACTTTCCAATTAAATCCATCTTTATTTTTAATTGGTGTGCCATCCATGGCCAACTCTATCCCTCTATTTCTAACCTCCCCTGCATTGACAACTTTCTGCCGACCACCAGTCGAAGCATCTATCGTCCTTTTTAGCTGTTGATTTCTTGTATTACTCTGATAAACAGCAAGGTCAAAACCAAATCTATCCTTAAACATACGCACCTCTGTACCAAACTCGATAGATTGTGTACGTAAGGGCTGTAAGTAAGGATTTACAATTAATGTTGGTACTTGTAACCCGCCAGGATATTGACCACCTGCATTTTCATAAGAAAAATCAATAGTATATGGATCATCGCCACCACTTCCTACACCTGAAATCGAGCCTCTCAATTTTGCATAATTAATTGCCTTGGGCAATTTCCATAATTCTGAAGCGATTAAGCTTGCATTTAACGACGGATAAGTAAAATATTTTTTCTTATCTGGTGCCATTGCAGATGCCAATGTACTTGCCCAATCAATACGATAAGTCCCGTCTACATACAAGAAATTCTTATAAGCTGCTGTAAATAGTCCATACAGGCCATTCCTCTGCACATGACTTTTATAAGGTAAGTTAAGAATAGGCCCTTTTGCATTAGCCATGACATACACCCCAGGATAAGTCAGCGAATCTGCACGCATTTCATCTTTATGATAACGGTTATCATTTGTGCTACCACCGATAGTCCCCGTCATTTTCCAGTCTTTGTTTATCTCCGTTTCATATTTCAATAAGAAATCCAAATTGGTTTCCCGCGACGAAATAGATTGAGTTCGATAACTACCATATGGCATTTTCGCACCTGCATCATATGGTCTTTTTTGCTCTCTATTCTCGTAAGCCATATCCAAAGAGCTTCGTAACATCAGATTCCAATGTTTATTAAACTGATAGCTCGCCTGAACATTTCCCGTGACCCCATGGCGATCGGTACCATTTATAAACTCCCGAGATATGGCATACGGATTTTCAGGATAAGAAGAAAATGGGTATTTGATCTTCTGCCCTTCAGCTCCTTGCACCCAATAATCTTTCAACCAATTCATATCAGCATTGGGCTGCCAAAAAATGAACCAATACATCAGCGACTGAT
The Sphingobacterium multivorum genome window above contains:
- a CDS encoding DUF937 domain-containing protein translates to MNLTDLVTGGVGSKAIETISKITGVSESKAKWIVAAAVPLMIAALNYNAKNKGQAENIDKAIDQHSSSGILDKIGDFFGQGGAEQGSAQNVSEDGNKIVNHMFGQNTEVVTQHIADKAGLSSSQVTGVLATLAPIVMGYLGQQKQASSGAGIGDLIGSVLGGGTQQNAGGGMLGGILGSFLGGSQEEQAQATEQPASGGSVTDMLGGLAGSFFDKNNDGQAKGNILDSIAGMFGK
- a CDS encoding glycosyltransferase family 2 protein, encoding MSAHPKFSIITVVYNNVRDIEHTLKSVVNQSYDHIEYIVIDGQSTDGTLEIIQKYKDKIAVILSEKDKGIYDAMNKGLALATGDYVLFLNSGDEIYDLNSIENLAKLSDNADILYGETILVDDNRNIIGERRHKVPAHFDWKSFRYGMNICHQAIYIKREIAEPYDLNYKLCADIDWVIRCAKKAKKTVNAQQYVARYLVGGMSKQRHQESLKERFAIFKRYYGAIPNLFNHGIIALKAIWYRLNYGKPQD
- a CDS encoding SusD/RagB family nutrient-binding outer membrane lipoprotein, whose product is MKQSFNFIGMVLIAVAMFLQSCDKNFEEINTNPNNSVNAYPYQLMQPAFRDLVASNMSRNRSLNNELMQVTVNISDGEYRVFRYDIRNTVSDGPWNSMYPELKNVKEIYRLADGGLNDNASYRGISLIMQTWGFSILTDTYGDIPYTEALRGLGEDILEPKFDTQKEIYLDFFNKLDSANVLLSKSTAIKGEYDPIYNGNVSRWRKFGNSLFLRLLLRASGQTDPAVATLVRSKINDILVNNASFYPIMSSNDDSAILRWTGMSPLISPFMEVRAQDFRQASLANFFIDHLVAWNDPRINIPTYGSNGVNRLGIAPVSGNFVGIPSGYAPGEGWERQSYFYSYDQTVNNIPVKTMMNEPLTGMIMNCSELQFIKAELALKGFYADKVGDLYKDGVMKGITTWLPTYAEPIEEYLNNGDINWDDNNSFEKKMEMIHLQKYYALLFVDCQQWFEFRRTGYPLLPKGTGLKNGGEMPARLKYPIYVQSANPTNYKLAIAQQGADEINTKVWWQR
- a CDS encoding SusC/RagA family TonB-linked outer membrane protein, with translation MFSINPIQINLRHSSSKVLFVALAIACNMDVAGAAVPLERGHGVFHYFNQGKIKIKGKVVDNKTKEPLASVSILSGGVTKGSTDRNGNFEVDIEAGGKVRFQMIGYEAQTRAYDAAQTNVHIGLNPTSEALEEVVVTALGIKRQERELGYATTVVKGEQLTDALSNNWSDALSGKVAGLNLMRSNAGPTGSTKIILRGETNLNGDPGALIVVDGVVVNEGSGRKTANSGESAYGTGSDNMPADYGSGIDDLNPEDIENITVLKGASAAALYGQRGANGAIMITTKSGAKGKKGIGVTVNSNTSLEAINRMPDLQYEYGQGLDGADYYSYGTTEDGASTSGTSSAYGPKFDGQYFYQYDPVTQAVGTERTLWRPYNNLKSFFDVGKTFTNSVSIDGGTDKTSARFSATNVNNTWIVPNTGYKRNTVALSVNSKVSDKLQINAKVNYTNKWSDNLPGAGYGNQSLMYWFIFWQPNADMNWLKDYWVQGAEGQKIKYPFSSYPENPYAISREFINGTDRHGVTGNVQASYQFNKHWNLMLRSSLDMAYENREQKRPYDAGAKMPYGSYRTQSISSRETNLDFLLKYETEINKDWKMTGTIGGSTNDNRYHKDEMRADSLTYPGVYVMANAKGPILNLPYKSHVQRNGLYGLFTAAYKNFLYVDGTYRIDWASTLASAMAPDKKKYFTYPSLNASLIASELWKLPKAINYAKLRGSISGVGSGGDDPYTIDFSYENAGGQYPGGLQVPTLIVNPYLQPLRTQSIEFGTEVRMFKDRFGFDLAVYQSNTRNQQLKRTIDASTGGRQKVVNAGEVRNRGIELAMDGTPIKNKDGFNWKVFATFSMNQNKIMSLADSSMILQTGPVAGGQLVAKVGGSMGDLYGIGYRRSPDGQIIYDSKTGVALLTDDVVYLGNTIPKGKVSLGNEFRYKGFRLNLLFDAQFGGVAHSLTHYKLAEQGKTKNTLPGRYSGIIGNGVVQNPDGTYRKNDVIATNVDEYYRSHYGQDNAEGSTFSTNFIKFREARFDYSFSKAFVSRLKLQKASVGVYGRNLVIWSNWPNFDPEFGTLSGTDIVKGFEIAQFPSTRTYGFNLVVGF
- a CDS encoding rhodanese-related sulfurtransferase, coding for MTQYQTLLYYCYSPIEDAEKFASDHLEFCKSLDLVGRIIVADEGLNGTVSGTVESCKSYIDAIYADGRFNKTEFKIDDVDEPSFIKMHCRYKAEIVHSGLRDPKEIDPNRQTGVHLEPKDFLAMKDQEDVVVLDVRSNYEHNVGHFKNAVTLDIDNFREFPEKIKELEQYKGKKILTYCTGGIKCEKASALLLKEGFEDVYQLHGGIIKYGKEAGGEDFEGQCYVFDNRVTVDVNSVNPSVVSTCFNCGKKTTKMINCANPTCNEHFTQCDECGWEMDGCCSPACKENPNKREYDGTGYYVKVPQPVNIDKISKRKHKNFPPKVSAED
- a CDS encoding DUF5689 domain-containing protein; the encoded protein is MKKYIFYIITGFMGAFVLGSCSKDGNYPGGMVSSYIGIFDVRNIYKGQPVQINQDNLDGSTTIAGVVVSDHREGNFPDGYLVIQDRRRLRQLRGITIPLGKAAENYVIGDSLEINIVGSELTRENGILQLKNIAESNIVKIASDRPIPNNRVTAKDILANPDKYESTLVAIVKGGFNPLPAAGDILEGQKILNDGFGNLNLETKSSAKFAKRNLSVLANYFGVIFNKQDSEGKLIPYEVLRKESDIQELSSVIEHTSVAISGFASDVKGGDGNYEYVQLLAIEDIDFSKTPYAVIVSNNANASTPTGIPAKGWATGGMRTYKLNITSGTVTKGQYFYVGGKYKLINGSSSTDISNAKWVVNYDYVAKDGFDGIGTKTGGLMANSGNAFGIAVFNTTAVTEATKPVDVMYISGGGALTDGTRGYRITNNDFYDVIDPLSLKSQPFFMAGTNTIFLKYNTADVGYFVSLGGVYNTSLARWTSARSQNNIEMTKASTLSEIENELSTKIEQ
- a CDS encoding DUF3820 family protein encodes the protein MLNPEILTELVTVKMPFGKYQGYTLCNLPEPYLVWYNQKGFPKGKLGQQLATLYEIKLNGLEYLLEPLKKR